Proteins from a single region of Haloarcula laminariae:
- a CDS encoding ArsR/SmtB family transcription factor produces the protein MEKALWYLLTATRGGANRARIINALTERPKNANELADELDVGYKTIRHHMEQLEDHDVVESGEESYAKLYFLTDRFDAYRDTFEDITEQIDT, from the coding sequence ATGGAGAAGGCGCTCTGGTATCTGCTGACGGCGACGCGCGGCGGTGCCAACAGGGCGCGTATCATCAACGCCCTCACCGAGCGCCCGAAGAACGCCAACGAACTGGCCGACGAGCTGGACGTCGGGTACAAGACCATCCGTCACCACATGGAGCAACTCGAGGACCACGATGTCGTGGAGTCGGGCGAGGAATCGTACGCGAAGCTCTACTTCCTGACCGACCGGTTCGACGCGTACCGGGACACGTTCGAGGACATCACGGAGCAGATAGACACATGA